From one Eleginops maclovinus isolate JMC-PN-2008 ecotype Puerto Natales chromosome 7, JC_Emac_rtc_rv5, whole genome shotgun sequence genomic stretch:
- the cxcr4b gene encoding C-X-C chemokine receptor type 4b — MDHIDMDLSYDFFENSTDNISDESGDFEFGDEPCGRALSSDFSKIFLPTVYGIIFILGVIGNGLVVVVMGYQKKVKTMTDKYRLHLSVADLLFVLTLPFWAVDAASSWYFGSFLCVSVHMIYTVNLYSSVLILAFISLDRYLAVVRATNSQATRKLLANRVIYVGVWLPAAVLTVPDLVFARVQNTSSDIHFFDDSKETADSRIICQRIYPQESNVIWTVVFRFQHILVGFVLPGLVILICYCIIIAKLSQGTKGKALKKKALKTTVILILCFFSCWLPYCVGIFLDNLMMLNVVSPSCALQQAVEKWISITEALAYFHCCLNPILYAFLGVKFKKSAKSALTASSRSSQKVTLMTKKRGHISSISTESESSSVLSS, encoded by the exons ATGGATCATATTGAC atgGATCTGTCATATGACTTTTTTGAGAACAGTACTGACAACATCTCAGATGAGTCTGGAGACTTTGAGTTTGGAGACGAGCCATGTGGCAGAGCCCTCAGCAGCGACTTCAGCAAGATCTTCCTACCGACCGTTTACGGAATTATATTCATCCTGGGAGTCATTGGCAATGGATTAGTGGTAGTTGTCATGGGCTACCAGAAAAAGGTCAAAACGATGACGGACAAGTACCGGCTCCATCTCTCTGTGGCTGACCTCCTGTTTGTCCTCACGCTGCCCTTCTGGGCCGTGGATGCAGCCAGCTCCTGGTACTTTGGCAGTTTCCTCTGTGTATCGGTGCACATGATCTACACAGTGAACCTGTACAGCAGCGTGTTGATCTTGGCCTTCATCAGTCTGGACAGATACTTGGCAGTTGTTCGGGCCACCAACAGTCAAGCCACAAGGAAGCTTCTTGCGAACAGAGTGATCTATGTGGGAGTGTGGCTGCCCGCTGCTGTGCTGACTGTACCTGACCTTGTGTTTGCCAGGGTGCAAAACACGTCGTCAGACATCCACTTTTTCGACGATAGCAAAGAGACTGCAGACTCCAGGATCATCTGCCAGCGCATCTACCCTCAGGAATCCAATGTCATATGGACAGTTGTTTTCCGCTTTCAGCACATCCTGGTGGGCTTCGTTCTGCCCGGGCTGGTCATCCTCATCTGCTACTGCATCATCATCGCCAAGCTTTCGCAAGGCACCAAGGGCAAGGCCCTGAAGAAGAAAGCACTGAAGACCACGGTTATCCTCatcctttgttttttctcctgctgGCTGCCCTACTGTGTTGGCATCTTCCTGGACAACTTGATGATGCTGAACGTGGTGTCTCCCTCCTGTGCGCTGCAACAAGCGGTGGAGAAGTGGATTTCTATCACGGAGGCGCTGGCTTACTTTCACTGCTGCTTAAACCCCATCCTCTATGCTTTCCTGGGAGTAAAGTTCAAGAAATCAGCCAAGAGCGCACTGACAGCCAGCAGCAGATCAAGTCAAAAGGTGACACTCATGACCAAAAAGAGAGGGCACATTTCCTCAATATCCACTGAGTCGGAGTCCTCAAGCGTTTTGTCAAGTTAG